A single window of Coffea eugenioides isolate CCC68of chromosome 7, Ceug_1.0, whole genome shotgun sequence DNA harbors:
- the LOC113778674 gene encoding autophagy-related protein 13b isoform X3: protein MASNHGNTNSEPATNEQIITEFFAKSLHIILESRCPYVSSRNYSGEQVLSSPSSSSSSSSIFWPRDKWFNLALKDCSAALENIDFWRQSYLEPMVVDVVLVQRSSNWDPLNCSPKRALVRNLSSKETYYWNSENDEYRNEVMSEKIIERWVVEYESKKCSNIGGGGGGSGSKRWSSTSSHTLYKKSTLLLRSLYVTVRLLPAYKLFRDLISSAQIGMYNLGHRVSSFVEPFTHTEEAEMQRFVFTPVDTACGRLCLSVLYRSSISDVSSEPSTPMSPQFIPDYVGSPMADPLKTFPSGPLPQGSPSFSHLGRRHSWSYDLYKASPPSGIPSPSPSYSESHATFAKPHSYRLPPTGVTRHLPDETPQEHVKNTNYDEYSPSPNFSMSPSPSPPTYTPGIHISNALKRSESAPVSIPAIRASGIPPLFYNQMLPPSPPLRPSKSSLAKMDCRSTLLQAGSTVDKIFPFGKDEAGRLTGVKISSNSSPQKSISRSSSRLSFPDDYDESEFSGPFVVDEDDMTDPGSRMTI from the exons ATGGCATCAAATCATGGAAATACTAACTCAGAACCTGCTACAAATGAGCAAATAATTACTGAATTTTTCGCGAAAAGCCTTCATATAATACTGGAATCGAGGTGCCCTTATGTGTCGTCCCGAAATTATAGTGGTGAACAAGTGCTGTCGTCCCCCTCCTCATCCTCGTCCTCCTCGTCGATTTTTTGGCCAAGGGATAAGTGGTTTAATCTGGCATTGAAGGATTGTTCTGCTGCTTTAGAAAATATTGATTTTTGGAGGCAGAGTTATCTTGAACCGATGGTTGTTGATGTGGTTTTAGTGCAGAGATCAAGCAATTGGGATCCTTTGAATTGTTCTCCGAAAAGGGCGCTTGTTAGAAACTTGTCATCAAAAGAGACGTATTATTGGAATTCAGAGAATGATGAGTATCGGAATGAGGTGATGAGCGAAAAGATTATTGAAAGATGGGTTGTGGAGTACGAGAGTAAGAAGTGTAGTAAtattggtggtggtggtgggggcTCTGGGAGTAAGAGGTGGAGTTCCACCAGCTCGCACACTTTGTACAAAAAGTCAACATTGTTGTTGAGATCTTTGTATGTAACTGTTAGGCTTTTGCCTGCTTATAAGCTATTCAGGGACCTCATTTCATCTGCTCAAATTGGGATGTATAATCTTGGTCATCGggtttcttcttttgttgagcCATTTACACATACAGAAGAAGCAGAGATGCAAAGGTTTGTGTTCACCCCGGTGGACACAGCATGTGGTAGGCTTTGCCTTTCAGTATTGTATCGTTCATCAATCTCGGATGTGAGTTCTGAACCATCAACCCCCATGTCTCCACAGTTTATACCAGACTATGTTGGCAGTCCAATGGCAGATCCCCTTAAGACATTTCCATCTGGTCCACTGCCTCAAGGTTCCCCATCTTTTTCTCATCTTGGGAGGCGTCACAGCTGGAGTTATGACTTATATAAAGCATCACCACCTTCTGGAATCCCATCACCATCTCCTTCTTATTCGGAATCCCATGCTACATTTGCTAAGCCGCACTCCTATCGTCTCCCTCCAACAGGTGTAACTCGTCACCTGCCCGATGAAACACCTCAAGAACATGTGAAAAACACAAATTATGATGAGTATTCACCGTCCCCTAACTTTTCTATGTCTCCATCTCCATCACCCCCTACGTACACTCCTGGTATTCATATATCAAACGCTCTAAAACGGTCTGAAAGTGCTCCTGTCAGTATCCCTGCAATTAGGGCCTCTGGGATTCCTCCGTTGTTCTACAATCAAATGCTGCCTCCATCTCCCCCTTTAAGACCTTCCAAATCCAGTCTTGCTAAAATGGATTGCCGTTCTACTCTGTTGCAGGCTGGCTCAACAGTTGACAAG ATATTCCCTTTTGGGAAAGATGAAGCTGGAAGATTGACTGGGGTGAAGATATCTTCAAATAGCTCACCACAAAAATCAATCTCTAGAAGCTCTAGCAGGTTATCATTTCCAGATGACTATGATGAATCTGAGTTTTCTGGTCCATTTGTTGTGGATGAGGATGATATGACGGACCCAGGTAGCAG AATGACCATTTAG
- the LOC113778674 gene encoding autophagy-related protein 13b isoform X2 has protein sequence MASNHGNTNSEPATNEQIITEFFAKSLHIILESRCPYVSSRNYSGEQVLSSPSSSSSSSSIFWPRDKWFNLALKDCSAALENIDFWRQSYLEPMVVDVVLVQRSSNWDPLNCSPKRALVRNLSSKETYYWNSENDEYRNEVMSEKIIERWVVEYESKKCSNIGGGGGGSGSKRWSSTSSHTLYKKSTLLLRSLYVTVRLLPAYKLFRDLISSAQIGMYNLGHRVSSFVEPFTHTEEAEMQRFVFTPVDTACGRLCLSVLYRSSISDVSSEPSTPMSPQFIPDYVGSPMADPLKTFPSGPLPQGSPSFSHLGRRHSWSYDLYKASPPSGIPSPSPSYSESHATFAKPHSYRLPPTGVTRHLPDETPQEHVKNTNYDEYSPSPNFSMSPSPSPPTYTPGIHISNALKRSESAPVSIPAIRASGIPPLFYNQMLPPSPPLRPSKSSLAKMDCRSTLLQAGSTVDKIFPFGKDEAGRLTGVKISSNSSPQKSISRSSSRLSFPDDYDESEFSGPFVVDEDDMTDPGSRQHHTYF, from the exons ATGGCATCAAATCATGGAAATACTAACTCAGAACCTGCTACAAATGAGCAAATAATTACTGAATTTTTCGCGAAAAGCCTTCATATAATACTGGAATCGAGGTGCCCTTATGTGTCGTCCCGAAATTATAGTGGTGAACAAGTGCTGTCGTCCCCCTCCTCATCCTCGTCCTCCTCGTCGATTTTTTGGCCAAGGGATAAGTGGTTTAATCTGGCATTGAAGGATTGTTCTGCTGCTTTAGAAAATATTGATTTTTGGAGGCAGAGTTATCTTGAACCGATGGTTGTTGATGTGGTTTTAGTGCAGAGATCAAGCAATTGGGATCCTTTGAATTGTTCTCCGAAAAGGGCGCTTGTTAGAAACTTGTCATCAAAAGAGACGTATTATTGGAATTCAGAGAATGATGAGTATCGGAATGAGGTGATGAGCGAAAAGATTATTGAAAGATGGGTTGTGGAGTACGAGAGTAAGAAGTGTAGTAAtattggtggtggtggtgggggcTCTGGGAGTAAGAGGTGGAGTTCCACCAGCTCGCACACTTTGTACAAAAAGTCAACATTGTTGTTGAGATCTTTGTATGTAACTGTTAGGCTTTTGCCTGCTTATAAGCTATTCAGGGACCTCATTTCATCTGCTCAAATTGGGATGTATAATCTTGGTCATCGggtttcttcttttgttgagcCATTTACACATACAGAAGAAGCAGAGATGCAAAGGTTTGTGTTCACCCCGGTGGACACAGCATGTGGTAGGCTTTGCCTTTCAGTATTGTATCGTTCATCAATCTCGGATGTGAGTTCTGAACCATCAACCCCCATGTCTCCACAGTTTATACCAGACTATGTTGGCAGTCCAATGGCAGATCCCCTTAAGACATTTCCATCTGGTCCACTGCCTCAAGGTTCCCCATCTTTTTCTCATCTTGGGAGGCGTCACAGCTGGAGTTATGACTTATATAAAGCATCACCACCTTCTGGAATCCCATCACCATCTCCTTCTTATTCGGAATCCCATGCTACATTTGCTAAGCCGCACTCCTATCGTCTCCCTCCAACAGGTGTAACTCGTCACCTGCCCGATGAAACACCTCAAGAACATGTGAAAAACACAAATTATGATGAGTATTCACCGTCCCCTAACTTTTCTATGTCTCCATCTCCATCACCCCCTACGTACACTCCTGGTATTCATATATCAAACGCTCTAAAACGGTCTGAAAGTGCTCCTGTCAGTATCCCTGCAATTAGGGCCTCTGGGATTCCTCCGTTGTTCTACAATCAAATGCTGCCTCCATCTCCCCCTTTAAGACCTTCCAAATCCAGTCTTGCTAAAATGGATTGCCGTTCTACTCTGTTGCAGGCTGGCTCAACAGTTGACAAG ATATTCCCTTTTGGGAAAGATGAAGCTGGAAGATTGACTGGGGTGAAGATATCTTCAAATAGCTCACCACAAAAATCAATCTCTAGAAGCTCTAGCAGGTTATCATTTCCAGATGACTATGATGAATCTGAGTTTTCTGGTCCATTTGTTGTGGATGAGGATGATATGACGGACCCAGGTAGCAG gCAACACCATACATATTTTTAA
- the LOC113778674 gene encoding autophagy-related protein 13b isoform X1 — MASNHGNTNSEPATNEQIITEFFAKSLHIILESRCPYVSSRNYSGEQVLSSPSSSSSSSSIFWPRDKWFNLALKDCSAALENIDFWRQSYLEPMVVDVVLVQRSSNWDPLNCSPKRALVRNLSSKETYYWNSENDEYRNEVMSEKIIERWVVEYESKKCSNIGGGGGGSGSKRWSSTSSHTLYKKSTLLLRSLYVTVRLLPAYKLFRDLISSAQIGMYNLGHRVSSFVEPFTHTEEAEMQRFVFTPVDTACGRLCLSVLYRSSISDVSSEPSTPMSPQFIPDYVGSPMADPLKTFPSGPLPQGSPSFSHLGRRHSWSYDLYKASPPSGIPSPSPSYSESHATFAKPHSYRLPPTGVTRHLPDETPQEHVKNTNYDEYSPSPNFSMSPSPSPPTYTPGIHISNALKRSESAPVSIPAIRASGIPPLFYNQMLPPSPPLRPSKSSLAKMDCRSTLLQAGSTVDKIFPFGKDEAGRLTGVKISSNSSPQKSISRSSSRLSFPDDYDESEFSGPFVVDEDDMTDPGSRPGSFDPVGNPCGQNDHLGVSAVKKSQDAAVGALVCMLKKAPPLQQDLQNSANLLHGSRPEILKATTIDPNQISGQPVMQQSAAISSAASLLAPKTTADALEELRGYAVMKNSLLKQGGDHKHT, encoded by the exons ATGGCATCAAATCATGGAAATACTAACTCAGAACCTGCTACAAATGAGCAAATAATTACTGAATTTTTCGCGAAAAGCCTTCATATAATACTGGAATCGAGGTGCCCTTATGTGTCGTCCCGAAATTATAGTGGTGAACAAGTGCTGTCGTCCCCCTCCTCATCCTCGTCCTCCTCGTCGATTTTTTGGCCAAGGGATAAGTGGTTTAATCTGGCATTGAAGGATTGTTCTGCTGCTTTAGAAAATATTGATTTTTGGAGGCAGAGTTATCTTGAACCGATGGTTGTTGATGTGGTTTTAGTGCAGAGATCAAGCAATTGGGATCCTTTGAATTGTTCTCCGAAAAGGGCGCTTGTTAGAAACTTGTCATCAAAAGAGACGTATTATTGGAATTCAGAGAATGATGAGTATCGGAATGAGGTGATGAGCGAAAAGATTATTGAAAGATGGGTTGTGGAGTACGAGAGTAAGAAGTGTAGTAAtattggtggtggtggtgggggcTCTGGGAGTAAGAGGTGGAGTTCCACCAGCTCGCACACTTTGTACAAAAAGTCAACATTGTTGTTGAGATCTTTGTATGTAACTGTTAGGCTTTTGCCTGCTTATAAGCTATTCAGGGACCTCATTTCATCTGCTCAAATTGGGATGTATAATCTTGGTCATCGggtttcttcttttgttgagcCATTTACACATACAGAAGAAGCAGAGATGCAAAGGTTTGTGTTCACCCCGGTGGACACAGCATGTGGTAGGCTTTGCCTTTCAGTATTGTATCGTTCATCAATCTCGGATGTGAGTTCTGAACCATCAACCCCCATGTCTCCACAGTTTATACCAGACTATGTTGGCAGTCCAATGGCAGATCCCCTTAAGACATTTCCATCTGGTCCACTGCCTCAAGGTTCCCCATCTTTTTCTCATCTTGGGAGGCGTCACAGCTGGAGTTATGACTTATATAAAGCATCACCACCTTCTGGAATCCCATCACCATCTCCTTCTTATTCGGAATCCCATGCTACATTTGCTAAGCCGCACTCCTATCGTCTCCCTCCAACAGGTGTAACTCGTCACCTGCCCGATGAAACACCTCAAGAACATGTGAAAAACACAAATTATGATGAGTATTCACCGTCCCCTAACTTTTCTATGTCTCCATCTCCATCACCCCCTACGTACACTCCTGGTATTCATATATCAAACGCTCTAAAACGGTCTGAAAGTGCTCCTGTCAGTATCCCTGCAATTAGGGCCTCTGGGATTCCTCCGTTGTTCTACAATCAAATGCTGCCTCCATCTCCCCCTTTAAGACCTTCCAAATCCAGTCTTGCTAAAATGGATTGCCGTTCTACTCTGTTGCAGGCTGGCTCAACAGTTGACAAG ATATTCCCTTTTGGGAAAGATGAAGCTGGAAGATTGACTGGGGTGAAGATATCTTCAAATAGCTCACCACAAAAATCAATCTCTAGAAGCTCTAGCAGGTTATCATTTCCAGATGACTATGATGAATCTGAGTTTTCTGGTCCATTTGTTGTGGATGAGGATGATATGACGGACCCAGGTAGCAG ACCTGGTTCATTTGATCCAGTTGGAAATCCTTGTGGACAGAATGACCATTTAGGAGTTTCTGCTGTTAAAAAATCCCAAGATGCTGCAGTTGGTGCACTCGTTTGTATGCTGAAGAAGGCACCCCCACTTCAACAAGATTTGCAGAATTCAGCAAACTTGTTGCATGGATCCAGGCCTGAAATCTTGAAGGCCACAACAATAGATCCTAATCAGATCTCTGGACAGCCAGTGATGCAGCAGTCCGCAGCCATTAGTTCTGCAGCTTCTCTACTCGCACCCAAGACAACAGCTGATGCGCTAGAAGAACTCCGTGGGTATGCGGTCATGAAAAACTCACTGCTGAAGCAAGGTGGAGATCACAAACATACCTAG